Proteins encoded by one window of Rutidosis leptorrhynchoides isolate AG116_Rl617_1_P2 chromosome 7, CSIRO_AGI_Rlap_v1, whole genome shotgun sequence:
- the LOC139859127 gene encoding uncharacterized protein yields the protein MKLLEKSTNFNGVVEFDNDQVPLLHGDDVHNCWSLVLVTLTAAAIALPNLANTRVKELLAGMREGLKIVKRIEENLNENGDLAETRKASTRLWTEVEVYFKWLQIDLQNKAYKGKTSKEILRLLGDVGVQNVIQFKSHKSKSLNRSLHKFIASSSMYRISETIQLHCNKQENWLNDEELFDWISTVIADVLCACFTNIPRVVKMMCHHNAIEKREHSIRAAAKLLGKSKNILAVLEKRQLPNIDVDSMAYIDKWHALPGSELLNSCASSNHVQPASASTNGSLIVTIM from the coding sequence ATGAAGCTATTAGAAAAATCTACAAATTTCAATGGAGTAGTAGAGTTCGACAATGACCAAGTCCCGCTTTTACATGGCGATGATGTCCACAATTGTTGGAGCCTAGTTTTAGTAACATtaactgctgctgctattgcactTCCTAACCTTGCAAATACTCGTGTGAAAGAGTTACTTGCTGGTATGCGGGAAGGGCTCAAAATTGTAAAACGAATAGAAGAAAACCTCAACGAAAATGGTGACTTGGCAGAGACAAGAAAAGCATCTACGCGTTTGTGGACAGAAGTTGAAGTATACTTCAAGTGGCTGCAGATCGATCTTCAAAACAAGGCATACAAAGGAAAAACATCAAAGGAGATTCTTCGGTTGTTAGGTGATGTGGGAGTACAAAATGTCATACAGTTCAAGAGTCACAAATCCAAAAGTCTGAATCGCTCGCTTCACAAGTTCATCGCTTCGAGTTCCATGTATAGAATTAGTGAAACTATACAGCTCCATTGCAATAAGCAAGAAAATTGGCTGAATGATGAGGAACTTTTTGATTGGATATCAACTGTGATTGCAGATGTGTTATGTGCTTGCTTTACCAACATACCACGTGTCGTAAAGATGATGTGTCATCACAATGCAATCGAAAAAAGGGAACACAGCATCCGCGCTGCAGCTAAGCTTCTTGGTAAATCGAAAAACATTCTTGCCGTACTTGAAAAACGTCAACTTCCAAACATAGATGTGGACTCGATGGCGTACATTGATAAGTGGCACGCGTTACCAGGAAGTGAGTTACTCAATAGTTGCGCTTCATCAAACCATGTTCAACCAGCTTCTGCAAGTACTAATGGATCTCTAATTGTAACTATCATGTAA
- the LOC139858090 gene encoding uncharacterized protein yields MGGVTSTMAAKFAFFPPSPPSYRVVVDNAGENKLVMTDVPERGNVDVLKLKTKRGTEIVAVYVKNPAATLTLLYSHGNAADVGQMYELFCELSLHLRVNLMGYDYTGYGQSSGKPTEHNTYADVEAAYRCLVETYGVKEEDVILYGQSVGSGPTLDLASRLSRLRAVVLHSPILSGLRVMYPVKRTYWFDIYKNIDKIPLVQCPVLVIHGTADDVVDCSHGKQLWELCVEKYEPLWVKGGNHCDLELYPEYIRHLKKFISAVEKSGRLKNVSGPLTDNNISDKHRISTHSRDKPRPSTDRLEQSRPSTDVREKSRSSVDRREKSKKCAENVGKSTKVIEQPEKPRNSIDRFGGIMRSAVLCNIDCFRPTGATGQGRS; encoded by the exons ATGGGTGGGGTCACATCAACTATGGCGGCGAAATTCGCATTTTTTCCACCGAGTCCGCCGTCGTACAGGGTGGTTGTGGATAACGCCGGCGAGAACAAGCTGGTGATGACAGATGTACCCGAGAGAGGAAACGTCGATGTTTTGAAGCTGAAAACAAAAAGGGGAACGGAGATCGTTGCTGTTTATGTTAAGAATCCAGCAGCAACTTTGACATTGTTGTATTCTCATGGTAACGCTGCTGACGTTGGTCAGATGTATGAGCTGTTTTGTGAGCTCAGTCTTCATCTTAGAGTTAACTTAATGGG GTATGACTATACTGGGTATGGGCAATCTTCTGGCAAG CCAACCGAACACAATACTTATGCCGACGTAGAAGCTGCGTATAGATGTCTGGTAGAGACATATGGTGTTAAAGAAGAAGACGTTATATTATACGGTCAATCTGTTGGTAGTGGTCCCACTCTAGATTTGGCATCACGTTTATCAAGATTAAGGGCTGTTGTTCTTCACAGCCCGATCTTATCTGGACTTAGAGTCATGTATCCTGTTAAACGAACATACTGGTTTGATATATACAAG AATATTGACAAGATACCGTTAGTCCAGTGTCCAGTTTTGGTGATTCAT GGAACTGCAGATGATGTTGTAGATTGCTCACATGGTAAGCAGCTATGGGAGCTTTGTGTAGAAAAATACGAACCGTTATGGGTTAAAGGTGGAAATCACTGTGATTTAGAGCTGTATCCAGAATACATAAGACATCTTAAGAAGTTCATATCTGCTGTCGAGAAATCGGGCCGTTTGAAAAACGTTTCCGGGCCCCTCacagataataatattagtgataaacaCCGGATTAGTACACATTCTAGAGATAAACCTAGACCTAGTACAGATCGACTAGAGCAGTCAAGGCCAAGCACAGACGTTAGAGAGAAGTCAAGGTCCAGTGTTGACCGAAGAGAAAAGTCAAAGAAGTGTGCGGAAAATGTtggcaagtcaaccaaagtcattgAGCAGCCGGAGAAACCAAGAAACAGCATTGACCG GTTTGGAGGTATCATGCGGTCTGCCGTGTTGTGCAATATTGATTGTTTCAGGCCTACTGGTGCGACCGGTCAAGGACGATCATAA